The Manis javanica isolate MJ-LG chromosome 4, MJ_LKY, whole genome shotgun sequence genome contains a region encoding:
- the LOC118971356 gene encoding uncharacterized protein: MRTSRYPQGQITANYALHEVEVVQGTSETVETGTEGRAGSGHRAEGLSGGRSQRRRPAEGGRGGGGPECGKPLLGPGASPPWTVLGRKGALPAPDHSANAGRYFSTAGRSQLAADERASPEGKREPDRRRWRSQTWRSREPGRFAGVYVDRRWVRGARQRGGAAGGGAWNFVCKFPVLRKAAPPSARMRSLLRPRAVGALRPREGEQEAGRGGADGGHGRCGRRRLEAGLFTLRRGRAALPLCRSEHWLELFIEAVARKNL, encoded by the exons ATGCGAACCAGTCGATATCCCCAAGGTCAGATCACAGCAAACTACGCTTTGCATGAGGTTGAGGTTGTACAGGGCACCAGTG AAACGGTGGAGACTGGTACAGAAGGACGGGCTGGGAGCGGACACAGAGCGGAGGGGCTGAGTGGTGGGCGAAGCCAGCGGCGAAGACctgcggagggagggagagggggaggaggacCGGAATGCGGAAAGCCGCTGCTCGGCCCAGGGGCCAGCCCGCCTTGGACAGTGCTGGGGCGGAAGGGCGCACTCCCGGCCCCCGACCACAGCGCCAACGCTGGACGCTACTTCTCTACAGCTGGCCGCTCGCAGCTCGCCGCCGACGAGCGCGCGTCCCCCGAGGGGAAGCGAGAGCCGGAC CGGCGACGCTGGAGGAGCCAGACATGGCGCTCGCGGGAGCCAGGCCGATTCGCCGGGGTGTACGTAGATCGGCGGTGGGTCCGCGGGGCCAGGCAGCGGGGCGGCGCGGCGGGGGGCGGGGCTTGGAACTTTGTGTGTAAGTTTCCGGTTCTTCGCAAAGCGGCTCCACCCTCGGCGCGCATGCGCTCCCTCCTCCGCCCTCGGGCGGTTGGGGCACTCCGGCCGCGGGAAGGGGAGCAGGAGGCGGGAAGGGGCGGAGCGGACGGTGGGCACGGCCGCTGCGGGAGGCGACGACTGGAAGCAGGTCTTTTCACCCTCCGGAGAGGCCgtgcagctctgccactgtgtCGCTCAGAGCACTGGCTGGAGCTTTTTATAGAGGCAGTAGCAAG GAAGAACTTGTGA
- the GNG5 gene encoding guanine nucleotide-binding protein G(I)/G(S)/G(O) subunit gamma-5: protein MSGSSSVAAMKKVVQQLRLEAGLNRVKVSQAAADLKQFCLQNAQHDPLLTGVSSSTNPFRPQKVCSFL, encoded by the exons ATGTCTGGCTCCTCCAGCGTCGCCGCTATGAAGAAAGTGGTTCAGCAGCTCCGGCTGGAAGCCGGGCTCAACCGAGTGAAA GTTTCCCAGGCAGCTGCAGATTTGAAACAATTCTGTCTGCAGAATGCTCAACATGACCCTCTACTGACTGGAGTATCTTCAAGTACAAATCCCTTCAGACCCCAGAAAGTCTGTTCCTTTTTGTAG